A window of Streptomyces sp. NBC_01241 genomic DNA:
CGCCGGGAGGGCGTACGGGGTGGAGTCGTCGATGCCGGGAACGATCGTGTACGAGGGCTCGCCGCCCGGTTCGAGCGGTGCCAGCCACATCTGAAGGAACGTCAGTGGACTGTCCCCGTCGTTGCGTTCGACGTGGCGGACGCCCGACGCGGCGCCGAGGTGCTGGAGGTCCCCGGCGCGTACGACCGTGGCGTGTCCGGTCGAATCGCGGTGGGTCAGTTCGCCCTCGACCACCCAGGTGACGATCTCCGTATGGCTGTGGGGGTGTTCGTCGAAGGCCGCGCCGGGCTCCAGCCGCTCCTCGTTGCACGCCAGGATCGCGCCGAAGCGGAGGTTGTCCGGATCGTAGAAGGCACCGAACGAGAAGGCGTGCAGGGACTCGATGCCGGCGGCCTCGTCCCCGCCCGTGAAGCGGTCGTCGCAGCGCTGAACGGATATCACCCGTCCACGGTAGCCCGGCGCGGGCCGCCCGGGACCTCCCCCGCGGGCCTGCGCCCCCTCCTCGGCCCCCGCCCGCTACCCGGCGGTGCGACCCGCCACCGCCCCGGCCCTCCGTTCACGTGGCCCGATAAGGCAGTCTTGTGTTCGTGCCCCGACCCGATCCTGAGCAGCCCGCTGCGAACGCCGCCCACCTGCATGCCGCGACCCTGAAACGGCTGGAACAGTCCTCCGGCCGGCTCGCCGCCAACGCGATCGCCCGCATGGACGAGACACTCCCGTGGTATCGGGCGATGCCGCCGGAGAACCGGTCCTGGATCGGCCTGGTGGCCCAGGCCGGAATCGCGGCGTTCACCGAGTGGTTCCGGCATCCGGAGACCCCCCAGGCCATCTCCACCGATGTGTTCGGCACGGCTCCGCGCGAGCTGACCCGGGCGATCACCCTGCGGCAGACCGTCGAGATGGTGCGTACGACGATCGAGGTCATGGAGGCCGCGATCGAGGAGGTCGCCGCGCCCGGCGACGAGTCCGTACTGCGGGAGGCGCTGCTCGTCTACGCCCGGGAGATCGCCTTCGCCACCGCCCAGGTGTACGCGCAGGCCGCCGAGGCCCGGGGCGCCTGGGACGCCCGGCTGGAATCGCTCGTGGTGAACGCGGTGCTGTCCGGCGAGGCCGACGAGGGCGCCGTGTCGCGCGCCGCGGCGCTCGGCTGGAACTCCCCCGAGCACGTCTGCGTGGTGCTCGGTACGGCCCCGGACGGCGACAGCGAGCTGACCGTGGAGGCGATCCGGCGGGCCGCCCGGCACGCGAAGCTCCAGGTCCTGACCGGGGTGCTC
This region includes:
- a CDS encoding PucR family transcriptional regulator, which gives rise to MPRPDPEQPAANAAHLHAATLKRLEQSSGRLAANAIARMDETLPWYRAMPPENRSWIGLVAQAGIAAFTEWFRHPETPQAISTDVFGTAPRELTRAITLRQTVEMVRTTIEVMEAAIEEVAAPGDESVLREALLVYAREIAFATAQVYAQAAEARGAWDARLESLVVNAVLSGEADEGAVSRAAALGWNSPEHVCVVLGTAPDGDSELTVEAIRRAARHAKLQVLTGVLGNRLVVIAGGSDNPLQVAKALIGPYAAGPVVAGPVVPDLLAATRSAQAAAAGLKACSAWQDAPRPVLADDLLPERAMAGDPAARDQLVEEIYRPLEEAGSALLETLSVYLEQASSLEGAARMLFVHPNTVRYRLRRVTDVTGWSPSDVRSAFTLRIALILGRLAARDPQS
- a CDS encoding pirin family protein — its product is MISVQRCDDRFTGGDEAAGIESLHAFSFGAFYDPDNLRFGAILACNEERLEPGAAFDEHPHSHTEIVTWVVEGELTHRDSTGHATVVRAGDLQHLGAASGVRHVERNDGDSPLTFLQMWLAPLEPGGEPSYTIVPGIDDSTPYALPAAGAMLHVRRLAAGGRTVVPDAARVYVHVTAGGVRLGDEELEAGDSVRITGEEGLELVAAETAASAEVLIWELSA